CATCGGCGCTACCGATTGCCGACCGAGGCCGAGTGGGAATACGCCTGCCGGGCCGGCAAGAGCGAGGCGTATCGCTGGAGCGCGCGGCGCACGCCGGACGACAAGTCGGGCGAAGCGGCGGGCATCGAGCCGGCGCTCGCCGTGGCCAAAGTCGGGAGCTATCCGGCCAATGCGTTTGGGCTTCACGACATGCGGGGCAACGTATGGGAGTGGTGCGGCGACTGGTTCGACCGCACGTATTACGGCCGTTCGCCGCTGGACGATCCGCAGGGACCCGACCGGGGCTACCTCAAGGTCGTGCGCGGCGGCGACTGGATTTTCGTGGGCGAGCTTTGCCGCATCAACTACCCCATCATGTCTCCCTGGCAAAAAAGCCCGTTTGTGGGTTTCCGCGTCGTGTGCGAGGTGGGAGAATAGATTCCGTGCCATGACTGAAGACAGGCCCGAGCGAGAACCTGAACTGACGCCGCGGGAAGTCCGGCAGTGGGCCGAGTTCTGCTGCTGGACCACGCTGGCCTTGGCCCCGTTCCTCTATTGGGTCAACGGGCCCGCCGTTTCCACGGACCAGTTTGCCGTCAGAACGGCGCTGGTCGCGCTGGCGGCCGCGGGCGCCATCGGCCTTCGCCTCTTCGCCTGGCGCAGTCGCGGCCGAAAGTAGGAATCCAGCCCTCATCAAGTAAAGTACTCTGCCTGTTACGGCGAGGTGGTCAATTGCATCTCCGCCCGCACGGCGTCCATGGGGCCGTCGACTTCATCGACGCTGTCTTTGAAGAGATCGCCCAAGACCGTGGAAACCCGCGAGCTGCGGACCGATCTGGTTTACCGCCTGCGCGTGATCGTCGACAACGACGACGGCATGCTGCGGCAAGGCATGCCCGTGACGGTGACCGTCGATTTACGTCCGCAAAAGTGAGGCATCCCGGCCTGCCAATGCGGATATGCCTGCTCACTTGCTTCTCGTTTGGCTTCGCGACGGACGTGGCGCGGCGCGGTTACCGGCAGAACGGCCCGCTTCATTCCGTCGATAAGCTCCCTGATGGGTGCGATAAACCACATCTTCGTAGTCGCCGCGTTTGGCAAAGTAGACTGCTTGTTCCTCGACGCGGTCGGACCTCAACGCCAGCGGTTCGCTGCTCAAGCCGTGGTGGCTGCGCCGATACCGGGGAGCCGGCAGAATCGCGGCGTGCCCGGACCGGCGTCCGGAGTTCGTGCCTTCCATGTCTTTGAGCAGCGTCTCGGCCGGATTGGGTTCGCCGCCGTCGGGCACCGGCCCTCGTCCGCGTCCGATGGGTATCTCGCTGCCGCGGCGCCGGATCCGGCCGAAGCGAGGCTCCCCGAATCGCGGCGTGGGAGCAATGCCGCCCGAAATGCCCAGGTCGGTGCCGAATCCGTTGACGCCGGGCGATTGCTGGATGGTGTTCCCCCTCGGGCCCGGCAGCATGGTGCCGACATGCGCTCCGGGAGACGACGGGAACGTGCCGATGCCCACGCCGCTGCCGGTGAAGCCGGATCCGGCCGCTCCGGCGCCCATTCCGAAACCTGCGCCGTTAGCGCCTCCGGCCCCCATTGCAAATCCTCCGGGGGCAGCCCCTCCCATGCCGACTCCGCCCGGTGCTCCGGGGGCTATCTGGCCGAAACTACTGTCGCCGCCAAGCAGTTCCAACGCGGACGCTAAAACAATCGTGGTGAGCCACTTCGATGTTGTGACGTATCGCACGTTTTGCTCCTCAATCAACCTTCCCAATCATTCTACGCCCGCCGAGCCGCAACACAAACTCACCGGCATCAATCTGGTTGGTTGAACCTGCGGAGCTCCGCCGCGCTTCCACGTTCTCGGAGGCTTCACCGTCAGAAACCACCCGCGGACGTGCGGCTCCACAGATCGTAGCCGACCCACATCAGGCAGGCGTCGACCAGAAAGTGGCTGAGCCAGGCGCCGTAGAGCGTGCCCGTGCGGTGATAGAGCCAGGCCCAAAGCGCCCCGCCCGTCGCCACGCAGAGCGAGAAAAACCAGGTGAACGGGCCATAGCCCGACAGGAACTTGCCCACCACCAGCACGTGATGGGCCATGAAGCCGAGGCTGGAAATGGCGATGGCCGCCGCCAGCGGCAGGCTCTCGCGAAGCTGCCCGAACACGAACCACCGCCAGTAGTATTCCTCGGCCAACGAATGGACCAGGCAGATAAAACCGGCCAAGACGAGAAAGCCGCCGAGCGAGGCGACGCCGAAGTCGCTCATTTGATGGGCAATGGCCCGCGGCGCGTCGGCCATCACGGGAGCCGTCCGCAAGTAACCATAGTACAGCCCAAACATGGCCGCGACCGCCAACATGCCCAGCACGGCCCCGGCGCCGAGTCCCGAAAGCGAGGGTCGTACGACGGCAATCTTCCGCCGCTCGAACAGCACGACCCAGGCGATGGGAAAGGCGAACTGCACCACTTTGCTGACCACATAGACCGCGCGGGTGATCGGGCTGCCGGAGAGAAGCACGAAGTAGGCCAGCGTGCCGATGGTCGGCAGCGCCAGTGCGAAGCACATTGCCGCGAACTGGGCCGCTCGTGCTGCGGGCGTTGCTGTCGGATCGTTGGTCTGCATGGGAGGGTTCAGGGTTCAGGGTTCGCGGTTCAGGGTTCAGGGTTTCCCGGCGCGCCGGGATTCAGGTTATGCTCACGGGCACGAGCGGTCAAAGTAGACGTGCGGAGGACGCGCTCTTGCGTTACGATCAAAGGTCGGTCGGACGGTAGGCAGAGGGTCAATTCTCAATTTGCAATCTTCAATTTGCAATTTGCAATTTCCCCCAACCCCAACCCCCGAGTCCCGAACCCTGAACCCCGAACCCCGAACCCCGAACCCTATGCACCCCACCAACCTTGCCGCGCCTCTGGCCGACTGGCCGATCGTCATCCTCTTGCCGGTCGAATGGGGCAACCACGATGCGCTGCAGCACGTGAACAACATCATCTATTTCCGCTGGTGCGAATCGGCCAGGATCGAATATCTGGAAGAACTTGGGCTGTGGGGCATGATCGAGAAGGACCGGGTTGGCCCGATCCTGGCGGCGATCGGGTGCAACTACCGCCGGCCCGTGACCTATCCTGATCAGATCCAGGTGGGGGCACGCATTACCAGGCTGGGGCGCACGAGCTTTACGATGGAACATCTGATCTACAGCGAGGCCCAACAGGAAGTCGTAGCCGACGCGAGTTCCACCGCGGTCGTGTTCGACTACCGCAGTCAGTCGCCGATTCCCATTCCCGACGCCATGCGCCGCAAGATCGAACAGATGGAAGGCAAATCGCTGTCGTCTGACGTCACGCGTGCTCCTTGAAATACTCGTCGCTGGCGACGAAACCGGTGATGAGACTTTCATTCGTGACCCCGGCGGCAAACTGTCCCAGCCAAAACTCCAACCCCGCTTGATCCGGCTGGCGGCCGAGGTAGCGCATGAAATCATCGGTGATGCGTTGCGTTTCGCGTTCCGCGCCGGCCGCAAAGCCATAGGCAATGTCGGCCCGGTCAGCGCCGGCGGCAAGTTCAGCCAGCCAGAAGCTTTGGCCGGATGCATCCGCAGGTCGCCCGAGCAGGTCCCGATACATGGCGTCGATCCACGCCTGATCGGTTCCGCCGGCGCGCGCGTAGAACTCGGCGGATCCGATAAAGCCGGCTTCCAGCCGTTCGTCGGTCAAACCGTGATTCTGCATCTGGTCGGTCCAGTAGGCCAACCCGCCCGGATCGGCGGCACGGTTCAGATAGCGCTCGTAGGCCGGCGCGATGATGATCAGCCCGAAATACTCGGCGCTGTGGTCGATGGCATCGGCGACCGCCGAGCGGGGCTGCCCGGCGGCAAGCTGATTGCTCCAATAGAGCAACCCCGACGAATCGACGGGCCGCTCCAACACATCCCGATAGGCCGCTTCAATGAAAAGCTGATTGGCCGTCGGCGCCACCGTGGCCGTGGCCGTCGCGCTGGCGGTGCTGCCTCCGTCGTCATGCACCGTCACGACGACCTGGTAGCTGCCCGGTAGCGCGTAGTCATGGCTGCCGGCGATTTGCAGCGTCGTGCCCGACACGAGCAGCGTGCCGCCCGTCAAGCTCGTGTCGTCACCCCAGTCGATCGTGGCGGAATAGTCGGCGGCTGGTTCCCCGCCGCCATCGGTCAGGGTGGCGAGCACGAGAGGGTCGGCCGCGCCGCCGGAGGGCACTTGGACGCCGAGCGGCGACAGCGCGAGCGGAGCGTCGGCGACGTTGGCCGTGCTGGCGGCGGTGCCTTGTGCCCCGCCGACGTTCTTGACGGCCACCGTCACGGCCGCCCCTTGCGTTTCCTCGCTGTAGAGATGGGAGCCGAGCACGACGAATTCGCCGCCGGCCGCCGTGGTGACGGTGCCCGTCGACGCTTGGCCGTCGCCCCACAAGATAGTGGCCGAGTAGTCCGCGACGGCGCCTCCGGATTGGGCAAAGGTGGCAACCGGGCCGCTGAAGGCAGTCCCTTCGGTCGCGGCGATGGTGATGCCCTGCGGAGTGAGCGGCGGGTCGGCCACATTGGCCTGACTGACGACGGTCAGTCGATCGAGGGCGACATTGGTGACGACGACCGTAAAGTGCGTCGTGCCGGCCTGCTGGAACGTGTGCGTGGCGCCGATCGCAAATCCACCGCCGACCGCGGGTGCCACCGTACCGGCGCTGGTCGTGCCGTCGCCCCACTCGACCAGGGCGGAATAATCTGCGGGGTTGGTGCTCGAATCGTCGCAGGTGGCCACAATACCACTGAAGGCCGCGCCTTCGAAGGCGGCGATGGTCGCCCCGGAGGCCACAAAGTGCGTGCTGGCGACGTGGACCGAAGCAGGCACGATCGTGCCGCCGCCGCCAATGTCGTTGACTTGGATCCTGATCTGCAAGCCAGCCGCCGGCGCGGTGTAGGTGTGCGAGCCGCTGACCACATAGGCGCCGCCGGGCGCCGCAAGAACGGTGCCCAGGCTCGCTCCGCCGTCGCCCCAGCCGATCGTGGCCGTGAAATCATGCAGCGGGGCACCCACATTCAAGTCGGTGAACGTGCCTACCGTGCCGCTGAACAGCGCGCCCTCGGTGGTCGCAATCGTCAGCGGAAGTCCGGGCGTCAGCGGCGCATCGACCACGTCGGCCGTGCTGGTGGCGGTGGCGCTGCTGCCGGCGACGTCGCGGAGGGTCACGCTCACTTGCCGGGCAGCTTCCTCGGCATAGAGGTGGCTGCCGCTGACGACGAAGCCTCCCGCGGCGGCATGAACGGTGCCCGTCGCCGGCGCGCTGCCGTCGCCCCAATGGATGGTGGCCGTGAAGTCGGCGGTCGTGGCATTGGGATTGGCATCGCTGAACGTGGCCACCGCGCCGGCGAAGGTGACGCTCTCGGTCGCGGTGAAGGTCGCGGCGTGGGCGGTGAGCAAGGCGTCGCCGGCGTTGGCTTGCGAATCAGCGGTGGCGGTGCTGCCACCGCGATCGTCGATGGTCACGGTTATGGGTACGTTCGCCGCCGCTTCGGTATAGGTGTGGCTGCCCATCACGACGAAACTGCCGGCGGCGACCTGCGAAATCGTGCCTGCCGAGGCCGATGTGCCGTCGCCCCAATCGACGGTCGCGGTAAAGTCGGCGGTGGTGGCATTGAGGTTTGCATCGGTGAAAGTCGCCACCGCGCCGCTAAAGTTCTGCCCTTCCGTGGTGGCGATCGTCGCGTCGGCCGCCGTCAAAGGCGCGTCGGCAACCGTGGCCGCGCCCGCGGCGGTGGCCGCGTTGCCGCCTCGGTCGCTGATCACAACGATGATGGGCAAATTGTTCGCATCGTCGGCATAGACGTGGCTGCCGGTCACGACGAAACTGCCGGCGGCGACTTGCGAGAGGGTGCCTGCCGTGGCCGACGTGCCGTCACCCCACTCGATGGTGGCCGTGAAATCGGCGGCCGCGCTCAGCTTGTTCGCGTCGTTGAACGAAGCCACGCTTCCGGCGAACGTGCCGCCTTCGGTCAGCGACAAAGTGGCGCCGCTGGCCGACAGCGTCGCGTCGGCGACGTCGATCGCCGTGTCGGCGGTCGCGTTGGCGGTGCCTGGGGCGATGTGACGCAACGTGACGTGGGCCGTGTCATTTCCCGCCTCGGCATAAACATGGCTGCCGCTCACCGTGAACGTGCCAGCCTGGCCGGTGACGTCGGCGGTCGTCGTTTGCCCGTCGCCCCAATCGACCGACGCCGAAAAATCGCTGGCCGGATTGCCGGAATAGCTGTCGGCAAAGGTTGCCAGCAAGCCGCTCAGCGTTTGGCCCTCGGTGGCCGAAAGGGTCGAGCCCTGACCAGGTCCCAGCGGCGTCAACGTGTTGGCGTCGGCCACCGTGGCGCCGCTGGTCGCCGTGGCCGAGGCCCCGCCGAGGTCGTGGATGGCGACGACCACGGCATCGCTTACATCGACGAACGCATGGCTGCCGCTTACCGTGTAGTGACCGGCCGAGCCGGCGATCGAAGCCTGGGTGGTGCCGCCGTCGCCCCAGTCGATCGTGGCCGAATAGTCCGCCACGTCGCCGCCGCCGGGATTGGTGTCGGCAAACGTGGCCACCGGACCGGTGAACGTCTGACCCTCGCCGCCGGCGATCGTCACGCCCGCCGCGGTCAACGGATCGTCGGCCACGTGTACGCTCGAAGTCGCGGTGGCCGTGCTGCCGCCGGTGTCGTCGATGGTGACCATCGCCGCGTAGGTTCCGCCGATCGTATAGGTGTGCGTGCCGGCCACGGCGAACCCCGGCGTGCCGGGACTGCCCGATACCGTACCGGTCGTGGTCGCGCCGTCGCCCCAGTCGATCGTGGCTTGGAAGTCGCCCGCGGCGCCGAAGGCGCTCGCATCGTCGAAGGTGGCGACGGTGCCGGAAACCGCCTGGCCCTCGGTCGAGTGCAACGTTGCGGCGGTCGCGGCGATCGGCGCGTCGGCGACCGCGGTCGTCAGCGTGGCCGTTTCCGAGATGCTGCCGGGCGGAAGATCCGCGATCGAAACCACGGGCGAATACGTTCCCGCTTCGAGGTAGACGTGCGTGCCGCTCAACGTAAAGTGTCCGTTGGGTCCGCTGACGGAGGCGGTGCTGACCGTGCCGTCGCCCCAAGCGATCGTGGCCGTGAAGTCGGCGGCCGGCGCGGCGTAGGTATCGCTGACGGTGGCCACCTCGCCGCTATAGGTTTCGCCTTCGGTCGCGGTGAAGGCCGCGCCGCTGACGGAAAGCGTGCCGGTGTCGGCCACGGTAATCGTGGTTTGGTCCGTGGCGATGGCCGTGCCGCCCACGTGATCGACCGTGACGCTGAACGGAAAACGGCCTTCGCCGACATACGTATGGGCATCGAAAACCACGAACGCGCCGGCCGCCCCCGTGATGGTGCCTAGGGTCGTGGTTCCGTCGCCCCAAACGATTGTGGCCGCCAGCTCGCCGGCCGTCGTGGCGAGATTGCTATCCACGACCGTGGCGATGGTTCCTATGACCGGGGTGCCTTCGGTGGGCGCGATGCTCGCCAGCGTCGCGCCGAGCACGTCGATATCGACCACGCTGGCCGGGTCGTCGATCGCGGCCTGGCTGCCGCCGACGTCATTGATTGTGACGGTGGCGGTCATCGAGCCGGCCTGCGCGTAAGTGTGGCTGCCGACCACATTGAACCCCGGCGCGCCGGGACCAGCCGCGGCCGACACGATGCCGGCCGACGACGTTCCATCGCCCCAGTCGATCGTGGCCGTGAAGTCGCTGGTAGTGGCGTTCGGATTGGCGTCGGTAAACGATGCCACGCTGCCGCTGAACGTCGCGCCCAGCGTGGCTGCGATGCTCGCTTGCGTGCCGGTCAACGGCGCATCGGCCACGTTCGCCTTGCCGGCGACGGTGGCACTCGCGCCGTCGAAGTCGCGGACGATGACGCTCACCGCCTCGCTTGCTTCGTCGGCGTATGTTTGCGTGCCGAGCACCGAGAACTTGCCGCCGCCGAAAGAAACCGTGCCCGCGGCGGTCGTGCCGTTGCCCCAGACGATCGTGGCCGTGTAGGCGGCGGTCGATGTGTTGCCGTCGCCGTCGGTGAAGGTCGCGACGGGGCCGCTGAAGGCGGCGCCTTCGGTGGGCACGATCGTCAAGCCGGTCATCGATAGGCCGGGCGAGGCCACGCTCGCCACGGCGCCGGCGTTGGCGGTGTTTCCCACCGGGTCGCGGATCTGGATGGAGATGTTTTTCGGGCCGCCAAACATGTAGGAGTGGCTGCCGCTGACGGCAAAGCCGCCGGCCGTAAGCGAGGTGACCGTGCCCGACGCGCTGGTTCCGTCGCCCCAGTTGATCGTGGCCATGAAGCTGCCGAGCGGGAAGCTTTGCGCGTCGGAAAAAACGGCCAGCGTGCCGTTGAAGGAGACGCCCGTGGTGGCATCGACGGCCGTCCCCTGCGCGGCCATGCTGACTCCTTGGGCGCTCACCAACGCGCCCAGCAGGCCATGCTGGCCGCCGTCGCTTCCCGCGGAGAAGAACAACTCGTTCGGATTGCCTACGGTATTTCCATTGCCGAAACTGAGACCGCGCAGACCGTCGATGGTCAGCGGCGAGCCGGACGGCAGCGTGAGCGTTCCCACCAACGTTCCCGACTGCGGATCGAAGGCATGGATCAGTCCGTCGCCGTTGTTGGCCACGAGCAGGTCGTTGCCGAAATCGCCGAAGTTCGAGGGCGCCAGCGCCATGCCCCAGGGCGCGTTGAGCGGCTGGCCCGCGATCAGCTCTTTTTGCAACACGCCGTTTTGATTGAAGACGTCGACGTAGCCGTCACCCGCTCCGGCCACGGCGTTCTGTCCGCCGGCGTCTTGTTGGGCATAACTGACGTAGAGTTGGCCGCCGATGTTGACGACGTTGTAGGGCGCGAATCCGGCGGGCAGGTTGGGATCGTTGAATCCGCCCGATGGCATGACCGGCTGAAACGTGGCGTTGAAGACGTCGATGCGGTCGTCGTGAAATTCGGCGGCGTAGAGGAAGTTTTGCCCGCCGTTGTTGCCCAGGGCCAGGCCGGTATAAACGGCGCCGCTGGTGGCGGCCGCAAGCTGGGCCTGCGTCGAGGGAGCGGGCGGCGGCACGTCCGTGTTCCAGCCGCTGATTTGTCCGCCGGTGGCGGCGAACAGAAACGAGGCCGGCCCGCTCGATATTCCCGATTGCACGCTGAAGTCGCTGGTGCCATTGGTGACGACCCCGGTTTCGGCTCCTCCGGGAACGGTGACCACCAGCGAGTTGGCCACAAAAGCCGATCCGCCCACGGCGCCGTCGTACTGGGTGGCGACGCCCGTGCCCTGGTCGGCGACCCACAGGTTGCCCCCGCTGCTGCCCAGCGCCATACCCCAGGGGTTGACCAGGTTCGCGTCTTGGATGAGTGCGGTGTTGGCCTGATCGCTGACCAAGTTCAAGGGCAGGAAGCCGCCGGTGAGCAGCCAGCGCGGCTCAAGCGTTTCGGGCATGCGTTGCCCGGCGCGGCGGCGCAGCAGACACCGTCGAACGCGCGTGCGCTGTGCATCTCGCCAGGCAGTCATCTGCGGCGCCTCGGAGGGCGTGGTGGGTCAAGCGGCGGGTCCTGCCCCCGTCAATGCCGTAAAGCCTACCGACAACCGGCCAGCGGGGCAAACAAAAAGCGACCCGGCGGGAGGATTTCCCGCCTATTGCCGCGTTTGGCGAGCGGGTGGTCCCGCTCCCGTAGCCGCGTCGGCAGCGATGCGCAGCCCCAGGTTCCATCCCCGATAAGTCTTATACTCCTGCCCCCGGGGCGGTGGAATGGAAGTCAACGCCAATGCGAGCCGCGGATTGTCTCCCAGCCGGTCAGAGGCGGCCATTCCATAATACCGGCAGTCCGACGTCCACTCCCAAACGTTTCCCAGGATGTCGCGCAGCGCAAACGCATTGGCTTGCTTTCCCGCGACCGCGTGAGGAGCGTCGGATGATTCGTCGGCGAGCCATCCGTATTTTGTGGGTTGCGGCTGATACGCTGTTTCCGCTTGCTGGCCGGCCAAAAAACAGTACGCGAATTCCTCCTTCGACGGCAGCCGGAAGCGCCACGGACCGGCCGGCACGAGTTGGTTCAGTTTGTCGACAAACGCCTGGCAATCGTCATAGGCGACGAAGGCGATCGGCAGGTCGTCGGCGCGGGCTTGCTGTTCCCAAGGCACCGCCCCCATCACGGCAATCCACTGCCGTTGCGTCAACTCGGTCTGACCCAGATAGAAAGACCCAACTCGCCCATCGGAGCTCGCGGGAATTCTGACCAGACGTAGCGTGGTCTTCGGCGCCAGCACAATATCCACATATTTGTCGTCTCCGGCGGCTGGACCGGCAAAACCGATCGGGCCGGCGTCTTCGACGCGTTTCTCGGCCCGCGTCTTCATCAGGCCCGTGAGCTTGGGCAGGGCAAGCACGTACCAAAAGGCGGCTCTGCGGCGGCAAGCTGGGCGTTGGTTGCCCTCAGCGACCTCGGCGAGGTCCCACCAATTGTCGCCGACCGCCAACTGACGTTCCGCTTCCGCTTCGCTCTCAAGATCGGCGAGCGCGGCATCCCGCAACTTCCCTTGCGATGACTTAGCCAAGTGCTTCAAGCCGGCCGGCCAATCGTTCATCTCGAAGCAGAGGTATTTACCGAGCGTCTCGTTGGCGGAAGCGTCGTCCGGGTCGTCGGCCAACTCGCGCCTTGCCTGCGCCAGCACCCGTTCTCGCGCGTCGTGCAGCTTGCGCTGCTTCTCCAGGTCCGCACGCTTGTTGGCGACCTGCTTGCGGAGGGCCGGATCCTTGACGCGCGCGGCGACGGTCTGGGCCGCCTTGGCGGCGCGCTCGCCCAGGTCGTAACGCGCGGCCCGCGACAACTCGTCGATCAGGTCCATCGCGCCGTTCACCAGCGCGATTCGCGCGTCGTTCGCTCGGACCGTCCGGGCCGCTTCTTCCAAGGTCTTGATCTTGGCCGCGGGGGCGTCGAAGACGAAGTAGCGGGCCAACGTTTCGTGGGCATCAAACGTCAACCGCAGGTCGCCTGCCCTGGCAGACAGATCGGCCGCGGTCGAGATCAATGCGGCCCGCTCGGACGGATCGGACGTTTCAGCGACGGCGGCCAGCAGTGCCCGCGCGGCCGCCGCCTTGTCGTCGCCCGCCAGTTCGCGTTCGTACGTCTCGCGAATCAGACGTTCGGCCTTGCCCAATGCGTCCGCGCTCGGCAGGGCCAGCCTGGTGGGGGCGGCCGCGCGGGTGTCCTTGGGCGCCGCGTACCTGGTTCCCTCGTCAATTCGCTCGGCCTCCGTCGACGCGGCGACGGAAGCCGGCGCCGCCGAACCTGGCGGCGGCGAGTCGACGATCTGCGGCCCGGCGTTTGGCGC
The window above is part of the Pirellulales bacterium genome. Proteins encoded here:
- a CDS encoding SUMF1/EgtB/PvdO family nonheme iron enzyme, producing HRRYRLPTEAEWEYACRAGKSEAYRWSARRTPDDKSGEAAGIEPALAVAKVGSYPANAFGLHDMRGNVWEWCGDWFDRTYYGRSPLDDPQGPDRGYLKVVRGGDWIFVGELCRINYPIMSPWQKSPFVGFRVVCEVGE
- a CDS encoding CPBP family intramembrane glutamic endopeptidase → MQTNDPTATPAARAAQFAAMCFALALPTIGTLAYFVLLSGSPITRAVYVVSKVVQFAFPIAWVVLFERRKIAVVRPSLSGLGAGAVLGMLAVAAMFGLYYGYLRTAPVMADAPRAIAHQMSDFGVASLGGFLVLAGFICLVHSLAEEYYWRWFVFGQLRESLPLAAAIAISSLGFMAHHVLVVGKFLSGYGPFTWFFSLCVATGGALWAWLYHRTGTLYGAWLSHFLVDACLMWVGYDLWSRTSAGGF
- a CDS encoding thioesterase family protein, translated to MHPTNLAAPLADWPIVILLPVEWGNHDALQHVNNIIYFRWCESARIEYLEELGLWGMIEKDRVGPILAAIGCNYRRPVTYPDQIQVGARITRLGRTSFTMEHLIYSEAQQEVVADASSTAVVFDYRSQSPIPIPDAMRRKIEQMEGKSLSSDVTRAP
- a CDS encoding TIGR03118 family protein, giving the protein MTAWRDAQRTRVRRCLLRRRAGQRMPETLEPRWLLTGGFLPLNLVSDQANTALIQDANLVNPWGMALGSSGGNLWVADQGTGVATQYDGAVGGSAFVANSLVVTVPGGAETGVVTNGTSDFSVQSGISSGPASFLFAATGGQISGWNTDVPPPAPSTQAQLAAATSGAVYTGLALGNNGGQNFLYAAEFHDDRIDVFNATFQPVMPSGGFNDPNLPAGFAPYNVVNIGGQLYVSYAQQDAGGQNAVAGAGDGYVDVFNQNGVLQKELIAGQPLNAPWGMALAPSNFGDFGNDLLVANNGDGLIHAFDPQSGTLVGTLTLPSGSPLTIDGLRGLSFGNGNTVGNPNELFFSAGSDGGQHGLLGALVSAQGVSMAAQGTAVDATTGVSFNGTLAVFSDAQSFPLGSFMATINWGDGTSASGTVTSLTAGGFAVSGSHSYMFGGPKNISIQIRDPVGNTANAGAVASVASPGLSMTGLTIVPTEGAAFSGPVATFTDGDGNTSTAAYTATIVWGNGTTAAGTVSFGGGKFSVLGTQTYADEASEAVSVIVRDFDGASATVAGKANVADAPLTGTQASIAATLGATFSGSVASFTDANPNATTSDFTATIDWGDGTSSAGIVSAAAGPGAPGFNVVGSHTYAQAGSMTATVTINDVGGSQAAIDDPASVVDIDVLGATLASIAPTEGTPVIGTIATVVDSNLATTAGELAATIVWGDGTTTLGTITGAAGAFVVFDAHTYVGEGRFPFSVTVDHVGGTAIATDQTTITVADTGTLSVSGAAFTATEGETYSGEVATVSDTYAAPAADFTATIAWGDGTVSTASVSGPNGHFTLSGTHVYLEAGTYSPVVSIADLPPGSISETATLTTAVADAPIAATAATLHSTEGQAVSGTVATFDDASAFGAAGDFQATIDWGDGATTTGTVSGSPGTPGFAVAGTHTYTIGGTYAAMVTIDDTGGSTATATSSVHVADDPLTAAGVTIAGGEGQTFTGPVATFADTNPGGGDVADYSATIDWGDGGTTQASIAGSAGHYTVSGSHAFVDVSDAVVVAIHDLGGASATATSGATVADANTLTPLGPGQGSTLSATEGQTLSGLLATFADSYSGNPASDFSASVDWGDGQTTTADVTGQAGTFTVSGSHVYAEAGNDTAHVTLRHIAPGTANATADTAIDVADATLSASGATLSLTEGGTFAGSVASFNDANKLSAAADFTATIEWGDGTSATAGTLSQVAAGSFVVTGSHVYADDANNLPIIVVISDRGGNAATAAGAATVADAPLTAADATIATTEGQNFSGAVATFTDANLNATTADFTATVDWGDGTSASAGTISQVAAGSFVVMGSHTYTEAAANVPITVTIDDRGGSTATADSQANAGDALLTAHAATFTATESVTFAGAVATFSDANPNATTADFTATIHWGDGSAPATGTVHAAAGGFVVSGSHLYAEEAARQVSVTLRDVAGSSATATSTADVVDAPLTPGLPLTIATTEGALFSGTVGTFTDLNVGAPLHDFTATIGWGDGGASLGTVLAAPGGAYVVSGSHTYTAPAAGLQIRIQVNDIGGGGTIVPASVHVASTHFVASGATIAAFEGAAFSGIVATCDDSSTNPADYSALVEWGDGTTSAGTVAPAVGGGFAIGATHTFQQAGTTHFTVVVTNVALDRLTVVSQANVADPPLTPQGITIAATEGTAFSGPVATFAQSGGAVADYSATILWGDGQASTGTVTTAAGGEFVVLGSHLYSEETQGAAVTVAVKNVGGAQGTAASTANVADAPLALSPLGVQVPSGGAADPLVLATLTDGGGEPAADYSATIDWGDDTSLTGGTLLVSGTTLQIAGSHDYALPGSYQVVVTVHDDGGSTASATATATVAPTANQLFIEAAYRDVLERPVDSSGLLYWSNQLAAGQPRSAVADAIDHSAEYFGLIIIAPAYERYLNRAADPGGLAYWTDQMQNHGLTDERLEAGFIGSAEFYARAGGTDQAWIDAMYRDLLGRPADASGQSFWLAELAAGADRADIAYGFAAGAERETQRITDDFMRYLGRQPDQAGLEFWLGQFAAGVTNESLITGFVASDEYFKEHA
- a CDS encoding SUMF1/EgtB/PvdO family nonheme iron enzyme yields the protein MRESFDPYRKWLGIPPKYQPPNHYRLLGVERFEDDPDVIEAAADQRMAHVRNYQTGQNSALSQKILNELSAAKICLLDAHKKSAYDEKLRGESAVAMRDSAAGPSTKTDGEELLAAIDTGQRHGISPSLRGTGRKRRPVWHAPAVVAAGMLLVVSMVVWLSAKSGRQVSTQTVAPSITQSRAAAGPPAVPAHEVDEKVENARTPGDSPAQDGGETKSAVSSSDPTPMPAAGGSGTDRKVTDGQQGAPDAQVAPNAGPQIVDSPPPGSAAPASVAASTEAERIDEGTRYAAPKDTRAAAPTRLALPSADALGKAERLIRETYERELAGDDKAAAARALLAAVAETSDPSERAALISTAADLSARAGDLRLTFDAHETLARYFVFDAPAAKIKTLEEAARTVRANDARIALVNGAMDLIDELSRAARYDLGERAAKAAQTVAARVKDPALRKQVANKRADLEKQRKLHDARERVLAQARRELADDPDDASANETLGKYLCFEMNDWPAGLKHLAKSSQGKLRDAALADLESEAEAERQLAVGDNWWDLAEVAEGNQRPACRRRAAFWYVLALPKLTGLMKTRAEKRVEDAGPIGFAGPAAGDDKYVDIVLAPKTTLRLVRIPASSDGRVGSFYLGQTELTQRQWIAVMGAVPWEQQARADDLPIAFVAYDDCQAFVDKLNQLVPAGPWRFRLPSKEEFAYCFLAGQQAETAYQPQPTKYGWLADESSDAPHAVAGKQANAFALRDILGNVWEWTSDCRYYGMAASDRLGDNPRLALALTSIPPPRGQEYKTYRGWNLGLRIAADAATGAGPPARQTRQ